One Paroedura picta isolate Pp20150507F chromosome 3, Ppicta_v3.0, whole genome shotgun sequence genomic window carries:
- the LOC143831434 gene encoding olfactory receptor 1L4-like, which translates to MNPKNITQVSEFFLRGFSSQPEVDKILFPIFLLMYLLTLLGNVTIIVLIRCDRRLLQTPMYFFLSHLALADLGFASSIVPKVLQNLVSQRKTISYHGCLIQMFVAIFIGNADSYILASMAYDRFVAICRPLYYSSIMSRKRCLQMVTVSWTITMFHSSIYTFLMSRVEFCDPGEIPQFFCDLYPVLGVSCSDSTTIDLVLMTEGIVEILGPFVLIIASYVLIFSTILRIPSAGAKLKAFSTCGSHICVVVMYFGGISFVYFKPNSNVVELQDTWAAMIYTMVNPMVNPFIYTLRNNEMKAALKRAIIRKRFH; encoded by the coding sequence ATGAATCCAAAGAATATAACTCAAGTCTCCGAATTCTTCCTCCGTGGGTTCTCCTCCCAGCCAGAGGTTGACAAAATCCTCTTCCCTATATTCCTCCTGATGTATTTGCTCACTCTCCTGGGGAATGTAACCATCATCGTGTTGATCCGCTGTGACAGACGCCTTCTCCAaacccccatgtacttcttcctcagtCACCTTGCATTGGCTGATTTGGGTTTTGCCAGCTCCATCGTCCCCAAGGTGCTGCAGAACCTGGTATCTCAGAGAAAGACCATCTCCTACCATGGGTGCCTCATCCAGATGTTTGTTGCTATCTTCATCGGCAACGCGGACAGCTACATTCTGGCTTCCATGGCCTACGACCGCTTCGTTGCCATCTGCCGCCCACTCTACTATTCCTCCATTATGAGCCGCAAACGTTGCCTCCAAATGGTCACAGTGTCTTGGACCATCACCATGTTCCACTCATCAATTTATACATTTTTGATGTCCCGTGTTGAGTTCTGTGACCCTGGGGAGATTCCTCAGTTTTTCTGTGATCTTTACCCCGTTCTGGGGGTCTCTTGCTCTGATTCAACCACCATAGACCTAGTCTTGATGACCGAGGGGATAGTGGAGATCCTGGGGCCATTTGTGCTCATTATTGCTTCCTACGTACTCATCTTCTCCACCATCTTAAGGATCCCATCAGCTGGTGCAAAGCTCAAGGCTTTTTCGACATGCGGGTCCCACATTTGTGTGGTGGTCATGTACTTTGGTGGTATAAGCTTTGTTTATTTCAAGCCCAATTCAAATGTAGTGGAACTTCAAGACACCTGGGCTGCTATGATCTACACCATGGTCAACCCCATGGTGAATCCCTTCATCTACACCCTCAGGAACAATGAGATGAAGGCGGCCCTGAAGAGAGCTATCATTAGGAAGCGTTTTCATTAG